Genomic DNA from Catellatospora sp. TT07R-123:
AGCGGGCCCCCTGCAGGTGCTGGTAGGTGCGGTTGGTGTGGATGCGGGTCAGCAGCAGCACGTCGCCGGTGCGCTGCGCGATCGGCAGGGCCAGCGCGAAGTGCTCCTCGCTGCCCGCCGTGTCCCCGGCGACGGCCAGGCACAGCGCGACCGCGAGGTGGGCGGTGGCCAGCGCGGTGTCGCCGCCGCTGGCCACCGCCCCGGCGACGGCGCGGCGGGCGGTGGCGGTGGCCAGCGGCACGTCCCCGGCGAGCAGCTGCGCGTGCGCGGTCCAGGCGGCCAGCAGCGCGGTGTCATCGGTAGGAGCGGCCGCGGGCGCCATGCCGCCGGTAGGAGCGGCCGTGCTCGCCGTGCTGTCGGCTGGGCCGGCCGGAGCTGCGGCGCTGTCGGCAGAGGCGGCCGTGCTCGCCATGTTGTCGGTAGAGGCGGCCGGGGTCGCGGTGGCGGCGTAGGCGGCGAGGGCGCCGTGGGCGTCGCCGCGCTGGTAGGCGATGCGGCCGATCCGCCAGGCCAGGCCCGGGTCGGGCGGTCCGTCCGTGACCGCGGTGTAGGTGCGGGCGGCGGCATCGAGGTCGCCCGTGGTCCGCTGGGCGTCGCCGAGCAGGGTGAGCAGGCGCGGGCCGCGCAGTGGCGGCGGCAGTGCGGTGATCAGCGCGGTGACCAGCTCGGCGTCGCCGGAGGCGATGATGCGGTCGCCGTGGTCGGCCAGGACGCGGGCGCAGCGGTCGGGGTCGGCGGCGCGCAGGTGCTCGCGGGCGGCGGCCGAGGGCGGGCCGTGCTCGTCATACCAGGTGGCGGCCTTGCGGGCGGTGGCGGCTGCGGAGACGCCGCGGCGGTCGGTGGCGACGGCGGCGGCGACGGCCGGGACGACGTGCTCGGCCGGGGCCAGGCCGGGGACGGTGGCGCGGGTACGGACCAGGATGCCGGTCTGCCGCAGCAGGGTGACCAGGTCGGCAGCGTCGCGGTGGCCGAACGCGGCGGCCAGGCCGGTGGTGACCGGGCTGCGGTCTTCAAGCTGGACGAGCAGCCGGTACGCCGGGGGCGGCAGGTCTGCCAGGACGTGTTCGAGCAGGTGTTCGCGCAGCGGCCCGTCCGCGCCCGGCGGGGGGCCGGTGGCACCGTTGCGGCGCACCGACTCGACGGCGAGGTGGGCGAGGGTGGGCCAGCCCGCGGTGGCGGTGTGCAGGCGGGCGGCCAGTTCGGGGTCGCCGCTGCCGCACGCCTCGGTGATCAGGTCGTCGATCTCGTCGGGGGTGCAGGCCAGCTCGCGCGGGTCCGTTTCGGACCAGTGGTCGGGGGTGCCCAGGCGCCGCCACGGCAGCGGGTGCCGGGAGGCGAGGGTCACGTCGGCGGCCGCGTCGAGGTCCGCGATGGCGCGCAGCAGCAGGCGCAGGGCGTCGTCGGACAGCGCGGGCAGGTCGTCGAGGACCAGGTGGCGGGCGCCGTCGCGGGCGGCGTCGCGGACGAAGTGGTGCGGGTCGGTGCGGTGGGGCCACCAGTGGGCCTGGCCGGTGGGGTGCCAGCGGCGCAGGGCGGTCGTCTTGCCGTAGCCGGCGGCGGCGACCACGATCCGGCGGCCGGGTCGGCTGACCATGCTCGTCCTATCGGGCGGCGGTGTCGGTGCGTACGCCATGCAGGCTGCGGCGACCCGCTCCCCGAATCAACCCATCTGTCGGAAATAGGGCCGTCGTCGGCCGGGGAAGATTCGAAATCGTGGACGCCAGGTGCTGCTATAGCGACACCTGGCGTCCACGATTTCAGATCAAGCCACCTGTCAGCGCACGTAGAAGCCGAAGTAGGCGGCTTCCGACGGGGTGCCGTCCGCGCCGATGGCGCGGACC
This window encodes:
- a CDS encoding BTAD domain-containing putative transcriptional regulator, whose amino-acid sequence is MVSRPGRRIVVAAAGYGKTTALRRWHPTGQAHWWPHRTDPHHFVRDAARDGARHLVLDDLPALSDDALRLLLRAIADLDAAADVTLASRHPLPWRRLGTPDHWSETDPRELACTPDEIDDLITEACGSGDPELAARLHTATAGWPTLAHLAVESVRRNGATGPPPGADGPLREHLLEHVLADLPPPAYRLLVQLEDRSPVTTGLAAAFGHRDAADLVTLLRQTGILVRTRATVPGLAPAEHVVPAVAAAVATDRRGVSAAATARKAATWYDEHGPPSAAAREHLRAADPDRCARVLADHGDRIIASGDAELVTALITALPPPLRGPRLLTLLGDAQRTTGDLDAAARTYTAVTDGPPDPGLAWRIGRIAYQRGDAHGALAAYAATATPAASTDNMASTAASADSAAAPAGPADSTASTAAPTGGMAPAAAPTDDTALLAAWTAHAQLLAGDVPLATATARRAVAGAVASGGDTALATAHLAVALCLAVAGDTAGSEEHFALALPIAQRTGDVLLLTRIHTNRTYQHLQGARYPDALVSARLCVAYAQAAGSPSLHAIATCNEADALAMLGRYPEAVRRYQAAVTHYQRQGSRRFAGAMLGLGELYRRRGWREQARAAYEQVVAVATGTGDAHVLVPALAGLALVLLADDVKAAAGHADAAAVRAGPQSAAAALLAQGWAALAEGVPGRPAELATEAARMARTGGDPAGLADALELRAAAETDPQRARAALREAEAIWDQAGAAVEAARIAVLTAALAGASTDDRAAALPAAQRLAAVDAIADRLGIGTSGAARPQVAVRALGRFEVEVAGQVVPPSQWQSRKARDLLRILVGRRGRPVPRGELCDLLWPDGEPGRTGHRLSVLLNILRGVLDPDRAQPGDHFLRTDTAAIALNLRTCAVDVDDFLDHVAHARRLVEQEQLTRAREVLLAADALHRAEAFEDEPYADWAGPLREEVRAAHLAMLRMLAHTHRAAGQPGAAVACLLRLLERDPYDERAHRSLVRTLVAGGQHGEARRAFDRYAAAMREIGVRPPDRELLAPVRQPAAAR